One window of Chryseobacterium culicis genomic DNA carries:
- a CDS encoding histidine kinase: MKMLKLFTFFLLALWGNTIHSQTTNNSSAAVEEVQVETKKLKKAIDTKNEPAQADSYYNIGETFFNNGNFPKSEEYYTKAKNLYEKLNDKPNIEKATRRLAQSQEKQNKITPAISNYGRAAQMGYSVKSKAVNTNDVARLSSPTPELKAEAIQNNINLSKKENEQGDLAESYSQLADVNLKQKDVSSAEENLNTAYTISKKEAPQQALAINQKLADLYVENKNYDKAIEAKKKVLKEDFVKENSQEKVNQIQELADIYIKKNDPKEAVDLLKNAYGIALDKGHTLEAQKSVKKLDSLYAISGNVDASVQLYRDFLGKLPNLVSKDRSLVDNKILEDTEQRISQLEKEKELKDELIRKKNVFNYSLIGALILLTGLMIFIFRTLKKVQTKNKKIALQSLRREMNPHFIFNSLNSVNHFIATNNELEANQYLTKFSKLMRGVMENSAEDFIPFQQELDLLQNYLALEKTRFADKFDYEIDVDESLNMQNLQVPGMLIQPFLENAVWHGLRYRSEKGFLKLSFDKSESHLKILIEDNGIGIEESKKQKTQHQKTREGRGMKNTLERIQLLNDLYKKDITCSVKDKENNNGVLVTLQINLS; this comes from the coding sequence ATGAAAATGCTTAAACTCTTTACCTTCTTTTTACTGGCGCTTTGGGGAAATACTATACACTCCCAAACCACGAATAACAGCAGTGCTGCTGTGGAAGAAGTGCAGGTAGAAACGAAGAAGCTGAAAAAAGCAATAGATACTAAAAATGAACCTGCTCAGGCAGATTCATATTATAATATTGGTGAAACATTTTTTAATAACGGGAATTTTCCGAAGAGTGAAGAGTATTACACCAAAGCTAAAAATCTGTATGAAAAACTCAACGACAAACCCAATATTGAAAAAGCAACCCGCAGATTGGCTCAGTCACAGGAAAAACAAAACAAAATAACGCCTGCTATCAGTAACTATGGCAGAGCGGCACAAATGGGGTACAGTGTAAAAAGTAAAGCTGTAAATACTAATGATGTTGCAAGACTTTCTTCTCCAACGCCCGAACTTAAGGCGGAAGCCATCCAGAATAATATCAATCTGAGTAAAAAAGAAAACGAACAGGGAGATCTTGCAGAAAGCTACAGCCAGCTGGCTGATGTTAATCTTAAACAAAAAGATGTTTCCAGCGCTGAAGAAAACCTGAATACCGCTTATACAATTTCCAAAAAAGAAGCTCCTCAACAGGCATTGGCGATCAATCAGAAATTAGCAGATCTCTATGTTGAGAACAAAAACTATGATAAAGCTATTGAAGCTAAAAAGAAAGTACTGAAAGAAGATTTTGTAAAGGAAAATTCGCAGGAAAAAGTCAATCAGATTCAGGAACTGGCAGATATTTACATCAAAAAGAATGATCCGAAAGAAGCCGTAGATCTTTTGAAAAATGCCTATGGAATTGCCTTAGATAAAGGTCATACACTGGAAGCACAGAAAAGTGTAAAAAAACTGGATAGCCTTTATGCGATTTCAGGAAATGTAGATGCTTCAGTTCAGTTATACAGAGACTTTTTAGGAAAACTGCCGAATCTTGTTTCCAAAGACAGAAGTCTGGTAGATAATAAAATTCTGGAAGATACCGAACAGAGAATATCCCAGCTGGAAAAAGAAAAAGAGCTGAAAGATGAGCTTATCAGAAAGAAAAATGTGTTCAATTACAGTCTTATCGGTGCTTTGATTCTACTGACGGGATTGATGATTTTTATTTTCAGAACACTGAAAAAGGTTCAGACGAAAAATAAAAAAATTGCCCTTCAATCATTACGCAGAGAGATGAATCCGCATTTTATTTTTAACAGTTTAAATAGCGTTAATCACTTTATAGCTACCAATAATGAACTGGAAGCCAATCAGTATCTGACTAAATTTTCAAAGCTGATGCGTGGGGTAATGGAAAACTCAGCCGAAGATTTTATTCCTTTCCAGCAGGAGCTTGATCTTCTTCAGAATTATCTTGCTTTAGAAAAAACACGTTTTGCAGATAAGTTCGATTATGAAATTGATGTAGATGAAAGCCTGAATATGCAAAACCTGCAAGTTCCGGGAATGCTTATACAGCCGTTTTTGGAAAATGCTGTCTGGCATGGGCTCCGCTACAGATCTGAAAAAGGATTTTTAAAATTAAGCTTTGATAAAAGTGAATCACACCTTAAAATTCTTATTGAAGACAACGGAATAGGAATTGAGGAAAGTAAAAAGCAGAAAACCCAGCATCAAAAGACAAGAGAGGGCAGAGGAATGAAAAATACACTGGAAAGAATCCAGCTTCTGAACGATCTGTATAAGAAAGATATTACCTGCTCTGTAAAGGATAAGGAAAACAATAATGGAGTGTTGGTGACCCTTCAAATCAATCTGAGCTAA
- a CDS encoding SIMPL domain-containing protein gives MKLKHFLLIGILTLGSFVNAQEVKKNAIEVTGVAEMEVEPDEIIFSIGIKADNKNDLADNEKKLFEILKNAGVKNEDIKFKSMYQNIYSKTAKFTKSYQFKASTKSSLSKIFGDLNQKWVSSLNIAEVKNTKIADFRKAVKINALKAAKEKADYLLESMGKKTGNALEIVEIEDYTSDMIMPAAYKGRMNSVQMEMADAPVDYSFDNIENIKLKYSIKTRYEIL, from the coding sequence ATGAAATTGAAACATTTTTTATTAATCGGAATTTTAACCCTTGGAAGCTTTGTAAATGCTCAGGAAGTAAAGAAAAATGCAATTGAAGTAACAGGTGTTGCTGAAATGGAAGTGGAACCGGATGAAATTATCTTCAGCATCGGAATAAAAGCAGATAACAAAAATGATCTGGCAGATAATGAAAAGAAGTTATTTGAAATTTTAAAAAATGCAGGAGTAAAGAACGAGGATATCAAGTTCAAATCAATGTACCAGAATATCTATTCTAAAACAGCCAAGTTTACTAAAAGTTATCAGTTTAAAGCCAGTACAAAATCAAGTCTGAGTAAAATTTTTGGAGACCTGAACCAAAAATGGGTAAGCAGCCTGAACATTGCTGAGGTAAAGAATACCAAAATTGCAGATTTCAGAAAAGCTGTAAAGATCAATGCTTTGAAGGCCGCTAAAGAAAAGGCAGATTATTTATTGGAAAGTATGGGCAAAAAGACAGGAAATGCTCTTGAAATTGTAGAAATAGAAGACTATACCAGCGATATGATCATGCCGGCTGCTTACAAAGGAAGAATGAACAGCGTACAGATGGAAATGGCAGATGCTCCGGTAGATTATTCTTTTGATAATATTGAAAACATCAAGCTGAAATACAGCATCAAAACAAGATACGAAATCCTTTAA
- a CDS encoding SIMPL domain-containing protein (The SIMPL domain is named for its presence in mouse protein SIMPL (signalling molecule that associates with mouse pelle-like kinase). Bacterial member BP26, from Brucella, was shown to assemble into a channel-like structure, while YggE from E. coli has been associated with resistance to oxidative stress.) produces MKKQTSVFFLIMTSLLSLSKAQVGGNQIYRDKNNYDYSAPKHLPEFNNTNSYFTSDSTLVVNVKVLMNKTADRYKLTLGLNEEAATPKIAIENINRRINGFIKRISSMGIKNDNIFVDFISQTKIYDYDINKDTQVTIQKMDGFETKKNIIITVNKHSMIEKLISEASDFQIYDVIKVDYINSDIDKIQEDLLKEAYAVFDKKKDNYFKLFKKEIIGTPTATSGFTYTFPKNQYQHYTALESASVTYGYDTRYIKKEERKSKTFYYDGTDYTGFDKVINNSDPEVGIQYIMNLSVKYDLKKNKEK; encoded by the coding sequence ATGAAAAAACAAACATCCGTATTTTTCCTCATCATGACTTCTCTTTTAAGTCTTTCCAAAGCACAGGTAGGAGGAAACCAGATTTACAGAGACAAAAATAATTATGATTATTCCGCTCCAAAACATCTCCCTGAATTCAACAATACCAATAGTTATTTCACCAGTGATTCCACGCTGGTTGTTAATGTAAAAGTATTGATGAATAAGACTGCAGACCGCTATAAACTTACTCTGGGGTTGAATGAAGAAGCTGCAACGCCTAAAATTGCCATCGAAAATATCAACAGGAGAATCAATGGTTTTATAAAAAGAATATCATCAATGGGCATCAAAAACGATAATATTTTTGTGGATTTTATCTCGCAGACAAAAATCTATGATTATGACATTAATAAAGACACTCAGGTAACCATTCAGAAAATGGATGGTTTCGAAACCAAGAAGAATATCATTATTACCGTAAACAAGCATTCAATGATAGAAAAACTGATCTCTGAAGCTTCAGATTTCCAGATTTATGATGTTATTAAAGTAGATTACATCAACAGTGATATTGATAAAATCCAGGAAGACCTTCTCAAAGAGGCTTATGCTGTTTTTGACAAAAAGAAGGATAATTATTTTAAACTGTTTAAAAAAGAAATTATTGGAACCCCTACAGCGACTTCAGGTTTTACTTATACTTTTCCTAAAAATCAATATCAGCATTATACCGCTCTTGAAAGTGCCAGTGTCACCTATGGATATGACACCAGATATATCAAAAAGGAGGAGCGAAAGTCAAAGACCTTTTACTATGACGGAACAGATTATACCGGCTTTGATAAAGTCATCAACAACTCCGATCCTGAGGTAGGTATACAGTATATTATGAACCTCAGCGTAAAGTATGATCTGAAGAAAAATAAAGAGAAGTAA